CTGCTGCTTGAGACAGGAGACCCACCAGGAACTTGATCAGCTTTGACTGTTCATACCTCCATAGATAGAAACTGCAACAAGGACAGTAACAGCGGATTCAGACATGGATTGACACATGAAACCAGTCATCGCTAAAATATATGTGAAGTAGTTATACATTTACATAGCGCTTTTGTTTGATGAAAAAATTTATAATTTTAGATAAATTAACAATATCTATGTGTGACATTTCTAAATGCAACATGTTCATTCAGGAAATCTGAGTAGAAATGTTACCAGATTCTCCAATATTTTAACTTTTATATTTACCAGGTTTCTAAAAGACAATAATCAGTAGCATCACATAATCACTAACCACCACACATGTTCAGACTCACCTCAGCTGTGAGATGTAGGGCAGACACTGAAGGAAACTCCTCACTTCACTGTCTTCATCTGACCAGCCTTTCAGCTGTACTGTTTTCTTCTCTGGTTGGAGTTTCAGCACTTCTAGGAGGAGGGAGACCTTTCTCTTTCTGAGGTCTATGTACCAGACTGCAGGAGCTGACTGGTAAACTGGCTGTAATGCTGGAAGGACACTCCTGcctgtttgagtctcatagtCCTTCACATGTGAGTACAGATCCAGCAGGAAATCACATTGAAACCACTTATCATCATCATCCCAGTCACAGAGAGGGAAAGTTCTGTAAGTACACACTGATGATAGCAGCCTCAGTGTCTTCTCTCCTGACTGCTCCTCCCACTCTGCTGCTTGAGACAGGAGACCCACCAGGAACTTGATCAGCTTTGACTGTTCATACCTCCATAGATAGAAACTGCAACAAGGACAGTAACAGCGGATTCAGACATGGATTGACACATGAAACCAGTCATCGCTAAAATATATGTGAAGTAGTTATACATTTACATAGCGCTTTTGTTTGATGAAAAAATTTATAATTTTAGATAAATTAACAATATCTATGTGTGACATTTCTAAATGCAACATGTTCATTCAGGAAATCTGAGTAGAAATGTTACCAGATTCTCCAATATTTTAACTTTTATATTTACCAGGTTTCTAAAAGACAATAATCAGTAGCATCACATAATCACTAACCACCACACATGTTCAGACTCACCTCAGCTGTGAGATGTAGGGCAGACACTGAAGGAAACTCCTCACttcactctcttcatctgaccAGTCCCACAGCTCTACTGGTTTCTTCTCTGGTTGGAGTTTCAGCACTTCTAGGAGGAGGGAGACCTTTCTCTTTCTGAGGTCTATGGACCAGACTGCAGGAGCTGACTGGTAAACTGTCTGTAATGCTGGAAGGACACTCCTGcctgtttgagtctcatagtCCTTCACATGTGAGTACAGATCCAGCAGGAGATCCCATTTCTGATCGTGATAAACTTTAGACAGTGACAACACTTTCTCTACAGTTGTTTGTATGGTTTCTCTCTCATGGAGGGCTGCTTGAAGACACAGATTCAGTAggaatgtcttctctctctttctccagtcGTCAGGGGATCTTCTCTGATACTGTGGTGGAGCAAAACTGCATGAACAGTTTAACAACAAATATATTAATATTTGAGAGATATAATATGCATTTCTGATGGTCACATTACAGTGGGTAAAATAACATGACTATctgataaaataatttaaatgttgaaagataatgataaaataattccactctgaaaccttataactgtatgaaattgattagaatcataaaattataatctgatgatgtgtgtagttttagtcggAATTAGGttaaacaatgtatctgtatagtggaaaaacagacggtctgagcaaggcgtagcttaggatttgaacttgtgtgtgtgtgtgcctagtaAAATATCGAAGAACAATTAAAACTGTGTTTGGACCGACCTGGCTAGGCCTCTGAGAGActtgggagaggacagggagtacttctcaaggtctacctaatctcgggggaatggaactgtcggctgggtagtgatacaAAGTGGTGCGAACTGTGGAGAAGGATAAAactcacctactgtttgtgtgtatgtatgtgcgtaggacacctactgtttgtgtgtatgtatgtgcgcagctataaaatgtatgtttttgtattcttgactttagaacgttctctgaataaactgtactagccttttgcataagctgagtctttgactaattattattaaacccatggtcttacaaacctcggggattggtcaaagctattgattgattgatagttattatcattgggattgaaaattctcgtgacactATCTTTCTAAATTCATCATCCACTTCAATCATTCCTTATAATCATGACCACAATGTAAGATTGTATCTTTTCAAAACAGTATGTGTATGTTTAGCATATTAGGTTGTTACGAACAAACTTCCTTTTAAAAAGGGAAATACAGGGACAGACAACAATCCCTGAACTGTACTGATCCAACTCACCTCAGCTGTGAGATGTAGGGCAGACACTGAAGGAAACTCCTCACttcactctcttcatctgaccAGCCCCACAGCTCTACTGGTTTCTTCTCTGGTTGGAGTTTCAGCACTTCTAGGAGGAGGGAGGCCTTTCTCTCTGAGAGGTCTATGGACCAGACTGCAGGAGCTGACTGGTAAACTGTCTGTAATGCTGGAAGGACACTCCTGcctgtttgagtctcatagtCCTTCACATGTGAGTACAGATCCAGCAGGAGATCCCATTTCCGATCGTGATAAACTTCAGACATTGAAAACACGTTCTCTACAGTTGTTTGTATGGTTTCTCTCTCATGGAGGGCTGCTTGAAGACACAGATTCAGTAggaatgtcttctctctctttctccagtcGTCAGGGGATCTTCTCTGATACTGTGGTGGAGTAAAACTGCAtgaacagttaaaaaaaaaaaaatgaatatgtGAGAGATATAATATGCATTTCTGATGGTCACATTACAGTGGGTAAGATAACATGACTATCTTTCTAAACTCATCATCCACTTCAATCATTCCTTATAATCATGACCACAAAGCGAGATTCATCTTTTCAAAACAGTATGTGTATGTTTAGCATATTAGGTTGTTacgaacaaacttccttttgaaaAGGGAAATACAGGGACAGACAACAGTTGTAacatctgcttccaactcactctctcaaacacgtagatcccctgaacgcagctcactttccagcccactttccagctcacactctcaaacacatagatcccctgaacgcagctcactttccagctcacactctcaaacacatagatcccctgaacacagctcactctccagatcccaatcacctgaattctgatcacctgttcacacacctgtacatcatttacacacactatttagttcagttcattgcaccccatcattgtgaggtattgtttgtttttgtacACATTCTATTTGGAGCGCTGTTTCGTTCCATGTTAGTCCTCCCGTGTATTGTAGTTTTTGGCCATCCTCACTAACAATTttcttttgcctattccctgcctgtatttttgcctatcagatttcctgtcatcaagctcttgcctgatctcccggatgaCGTTATTAGcctttttccctgcctgtactgttacctttTTGGattccctgtgtatgaccttctaccTGTCCTCCTGTGGTCCGTTACTAAATAAACaactgctgcgccctgcgcttaaAACCAGCACTCTGTCTCCCATCATACTCATTACAACAATCCCTCAACTGTACTGATCCAACTCACCTCAGCTGTGAGATGTAGGGCAGACACTGAAGGAAACTCCTCACTTCACTCTCTTCATTTGACCAGCCCCACAGCTCTACTGGCTTCTTCTCTGATTGGAGTTTCAGCACTTCTAGGAGGAGGGAGACCTTTCTCTTTCTGAGGTCTATGTACCAGACTGCAGGAGCTGACTGGTAAACTGGCTGTAATGCTGGAAGGACACTCCTGcctgtttgagtctcatagtCCTTCACATGTGAGTACAGATCCAGCAGGAGATCCCATTTCCGATCGTGATAAACTTCAGACAGTGACAACACTTTCTCTACAGTTGTTTGTATGGTTTCTCTCTCATGGAGGGCTGCTTGAAGACACAGATTCAGTAGGAacgtcttctctctctttctcaagtcTTCAGGGGATCTTCTCTGATCCTGTGGTGGAGCAAAACTGCATGAACAGTTTAACATTAAAGAGATGAAGAAAGTGTTGGAGGGATGATATGAATTTTGAATGGTTACATTCTAGTAGATAAAGTACAACTATCTCTCTGCACTCATCATCCACTTGAATTTTTCCGTAGACTACAAAGTAAGATTGCATCTTTTCAAAACAGTATGTGTATACTTAGCATATTAGGCTCACGCAGAAAGCTACAAATAAACCTCTCTAAAGGGAAATACAGGGACAGACAACTACAATCCCTGAACAGTACTGATTTAACTCACCTGAGCTGTGAGATGTAGGGCAGACACTGAAGGAAACTCCTCACttcactctcttcatctgaccAGCCTTTCAGCTCTACAGATTTCTTCTCTGGTTGGAGTTTCAGCACTTCTAGGAGGAGGGAGACCTTTCTCTCTGAGAGGTCTATGGACCAGACTGCAGGAGCTGGCTGGTAAAGTGGTCTCAATGATGGAAGGATACTTCTGCCTGCTTGTTTCCTATTGTACTTCACATGTGAGTACAGATCCAGCAGGATGTCATATCTTTCAGTTTGATACACAGAAAACAGTGACAGCAGTGTGTTCACAGCACCCTGGAAAGTTTCTCTGTGATACAATCCTGCTTGTAGACACAAATCTAGTAGGACTgctttctcttctttctctagTTTTTCAGGGGATCCTCTCTGATGTTGTAGTGGGGTAAAACTGTGAACCATAAAGCATAAGAAAGTCTTTGTTTAGATACTGTAAATACAGGTAGAAAGTGACTGCCACTTTTACCGACTAAATACTGTTGCCATGTGTCTATCTTGTTGTATTGTTGCAGTGACTTCTTTGTCTAGATATTAACCTCTTGATATTGTTCCTATTTATATTGACAAACTATGTTTTTAATTGACTTAAATGAATTAATAGTCacaaagacaatgaataaatatATACTGGCAGTGTAAACACTTACCTGAGTTTGTTGATATGTGTCAAACACTTTAAAATGGTCTTGCTGAGAGCTTCACTGAGAAGAGTTGTCCGATCCCAGTGTAGACAGAGGTTAACCCTCTCTAGGCTCTGCTTCATCACTTCTTCTGCTCTCTCAAACACTTGTCTTTCACCCAGGAATGGAAGGCGCAACTCATTTCCACAGAGACCAAGTAAGCTGGTGAAGTCAATGTCTGCCTCACCGCTCAGCAAAGTTGTACAGAGTTGACACAGCATTGAGGGGTCAGATCTATGATCAGAAAAGGGTTTTGAAATAGAGTATATTATAATTACATTTGTCAAACGTTTCAAAGTAGCATGAAACAGAGGTGTTTATAACTCAGTatctgagtggaggagaatacAACATATAAATGTAAAAAGTTTAGTTTTCTTTTTTATTTCTTGACTAGTTAATTGGAAACAAATTGGTGCATTAGATAACTAAATTACACAAATACATAACACAAATATTACCTGAGATATCGGACATTCTTCAGAGAGGCCAGTATCAGCCTTAGTCCTTGGTCTGACACAGTGCAGCTGTTCAGGTCCAAGCCGACCTTTCTCTCTGCAGACTGACTGATCATATAGGAGACTGCACAGCACTGGTGAGGATCAAGATGTTCTTCATCCAGGTCTAGATTGTAGTCCAGTTTGTCCAGAAGAAGCAAACAGGCCTCAGTAGACTGAGATTCATACAAGCACTGACATAAAAACAGAAGATCTATCTCAAACTCAGGAGCATCACCTTCTGCATGATCTTGGTTTGTTTGAAGTGGAAGAAATGTGTTCACCACTTCCTTGAAGAACCAATCTGACGTCTTCTTGATCTGTTGAGCTGGAACTAGACCATTTACCAATTGAATATTCCTCTCATTCAGAAGCCCACACATGAAAGGAaccatgtgttttgtgtgtttccATTCTTCAGTCTGGCACTTCTCTAGAACCTCTCTGATTTTGTCTGGATTCTGTAAGAGCCAAAGGGCACCAAAGAACTCCTGCATTGTGTAATGGAGAAATGCAGAGTAAGTGTCTGAGACTGTGGGCTCGACCATAATCATAAGCGCCCCCAAGAAAGAAAACTGGACACTGCTTAGTTCGCAGCTCAGTTCTGTCAAGTTCATCGTTTTTTGCTGTGTTGCATCAAAAGCAATTTTTGCTAAAGACAATATTTTTTCTCTGTTTTCTACGAGACACTTGTCGAGATCGTTCATCTGTTTGCCACTGTGTTTTAGGATGCAGTAACGGAGGATGTTGATGTACATCTTAGTTGTAGGCCATGGCTGCTTAGAAGCCTCTGGGGTAGAATAATAAATGCAGGCAACCACCATCAATGCATACATCGGGACATGGCACAGACTGAACAACTCTAGGTTGTTTAACACACTGCTCAAGGAGTCATGGTTTGGCGTAGGGTTAGGCTCAGCACTCAGCATCGTTGTTAAGTAAGCCCGGATGGACTCATTACTAAACCCTTTCACCTCCACTCTGAACGAGGGCCAGTCTGTCAGGAAGTCTTCTGATGGTACCTCTGGTCTGCATGTGATCACAATCTTTGCATCAGGGAGGAGGTCCTTGAACACAAGTTTCTTTATTACTGAATGAAAGGAGAGGTCTGTGATTCCATCAAAAATTATGACAACGTTTTCAGAGTTCTTCTTCATATCCTGTAACACTTCTTCTCTACTTTCTTCTGGCTCACTGTACATGTTAAAGAGAAGATCCTCCAGTCTCATGGGATTTGTACTGGGTGAAATGTCTCTCACatcaaaataaaacatgtaatcTAGTTCTCTGTGATCTTTCTGTGCCCAGAGGTTCAACATTTGATGGGCGACTGCTGTCTTTCCAATTCCAGGTTTTCCAAATAAGAGGATCCTTCTCATGGGTGTTTTAAGCAGGTCAACCGGGGACGTTTCCTGTTTGGCCATGGGGATGAAGCTCTTTAGCTTTTTAGGGCGAGCTTTCTTGCATCTTTTGCTCTTCGTTTCGAttttagagagagatgaaggcacgTCTGTATCTAACACAAGAGGAGTGTAAGAGAAAGTCACCTCATTTCTACACCTCTCTGGTAGGAGACTACAGCTTTGCTTCCATGCACCCTCTGTGATCTTCCGAGCTTTACATTTCAGCTGTGACTGATATCTGTGACAGGGTTTTGAACCTAAAATAATGATACAAAGGAAAAGAGAGAGTAAATGCACTGTGCCAACAGAAACCCTGCCCACCCGATGCACACAGTAAGCTAAATCAAACGcacctaaaaatatatatattcccaGCCAATTGTATACTATGAACTGGATACTAattgtataatataatatatcactTGCCAACAAGGTAGTCTGtcatctctgggtcttccttgaAGGGGAAGCAGCTTATCCATTGCTGTAAGTCAGCATTGTCTAAGGTGCTCTTCCTTGTGATGTCTAGAATCATCAGTAACTCGTAGCATGCAGCTTCTCCTTTGGCCGTGACCCAGTCCAGTATTTTTCTGGTTTGGTCAAAACGGTCAACTTCTGCCTGAATTTTACTGACTTCCTCCTCCTGAAGAACCTTGCGCTGGAACAGGTTTTCCACAATGAGGGACAGATTCTGGAGCCTTTCAACAAGGAGTCTCCTTCCATTTTGAATGTACTCTAAAGCAGATTGCCTTGTACAAGCCATGTCACAGGATGTGATTCTGCCCCATCACTGGTATGTCCCAACATGAAGGATATCTACAAGAAGATAGTAAATAGTCAGTCAATAGTAGAACAGTCAAATAATGAGTAGGTTTATTTactcaaaaaaaaatattttgaaaaaACATACACCATCTGAATGTCAATTTATCTATGACAATGGgttaaaacaagcttatatttggggttctgattggGTTCGACAAATGATGTATGACAGTTAAACTATGGTCATTGGGCATGTATTAATCTCTGTTAACCCAGAAGTAAATCCCGCACTTGTGTTTACACATATTAGAAATGGAGAATTCCGGCAAAAACGATGATTAAAATAATCTATGTTTGATCATGAGTTGGttgtttgaatcagctgtgtagtgctagggcaaaagccaaaacgtgcacccaggggggggcAGCAGGACCaactcatggaaagagcagttgtcTTTAATGTATATGTTCACAAACTTGCCAAATAATTCGCAtttaatagtaaaaaaaaataggTAGTAGGACGCAtttaatagtaaaaaaaaaaaaataggtagTAGGACAAAGGCTGGGCACAGCACATCATGTGTTGGTTTCACAATCCGTTATCGATTGTTAAAAAAGCATTACCTTGTCCCCAAAATCTTTCTCGCGTCCTATTGCAGTGAGCTCGTGTAGCTTTAGCTATTTTTACTTTCACTTATACTTCCGCATATAAAAACATTATTTGGGCGACGTTTGGCTACTAAACGTGGTGTTGTTGTATCACTAAAACTGGGCGCTTTGGTTTTAAAAAAGAATGCAGAGAATAAAGGAGATAGGGGGGTGAGTAGataagagaggtgaagagagaagggggtagagaagagaggaaagagagagtaaAACAGTACCTGCCAGGGTTGAGTTCACAAGTGCATAGCGTACCACAATGTTTTGCAACGAAAACGAGCGTTTCTCAGGTTAGTCCTTCCCCGTTTCTGCCCGTTTATTTCCGTTTGGTtcttaatgaatacaccccagtttaGATCCGGAATGTGAGCGAACGGTGGAGTGAGCGTCGAGCATCAAAACAACGTCCTAAAAAGCCCATCGAGTTCATGAGCT
This genomic interval from Salvelinus alpinus chromosome 6, SLU_Salpinus.1, whole genome shotgun sequence contains the following:
- the LOC139579248 gene encoding protein NLRC5-like, producing the protein MAKQETSPVDLLKTPMRRILLFGKPGIGKTAVAHQMLNLWAQKDHRELDYMFYFDVRDISPSTNPMRLEDLLFNMYSEPEESREEVLQDMKKNSENVVIIFDGITDLSFHSVIKKLVFKDLLPDAKIVITCRPEVPSEDFLTDWPSFRVEVKGFSNESIRAYLTTMLSAEPNPTPNHDSLSSVLNNLELFSLCHVPMYALMVVACIYYSTPEASKQPWPTTKMYINILRYCILKHSGKQMNDLDKCLVENREKILSLAKIAFDATQQKTMNLTELSCELSSVQFSFLGALMIMVEPTVSDTYSAFLHYTMQEFFGALWLLQNPDKIREVLEKCQTEEWKHTKHMVPFMCGLLNERNIQLVNGLVPAQQIKKTSDWFFKEVVNTFLPLQTNQDHAEGDAPEFEIDLLFLCQCLYESQSTEACLLLLDKLDYNLDLDEEHLDPHQCCAVSYMISQSAERKVGLDLNSCTVSDQGLRLILASLKNVRYLRSDPSMLCQLCTTLLSGEADIDFTSLLGLCGNELRLPFLGERQVFERAEEVMKQSLERVNLCLHWDRTTLLSEALSKTILKCLTHINKLSFTPLQHQRGSPEKLEKEEKAVLLDLCLQAGLYHRETFQGAVNTLLSLFSVYQTERYDILLDLYSHVKYNRKQAGRSILPSLRPLYQPAPAVWSIDLSERKVSLLLEVLKLQPEKKSVELKGWSDEESEVRSFLQCLPYISQLSFAPPQDQRRSPEDLRKREKTFLLNLCLQAALHERETIQTTVEKVLSLSEVYHDRKWDLLLDLYSHVKDYETQTGRSVLPALQPVYQSAPAVWYIDLRKRKVSLLLEVLKLQSEKKPVELWGWSNEESEVRSFLQCLPYISQLR